The following are encoded together in the Raineyella sp. LH-20 genome:
- a CDS encoding 2Fe-2S iron-sulfur cluster binding domain-containing protein: protein MTIVEGTEMTVPQTASRHIALRFTDGQVREFDADPGETLLAAARRAGHRLVSQCTVGTCGTCVGTLVDGAGEMPSDRISTLSADELAAGQRLLCQTRALCDSSFDLDYPATLLEAHPPVGFRARITRLTWVADTVVELELKVPKAIKFGFTAGQYCRIQVPGTDEWRSYSIASGEHERFRLTFLIRILPSGVMSDFLRDAARTGQSLEVEGPLGGFVLEPAPRPTVLIAGGTGLAPMLSMLDRLRTVQPTPPILLLFGCNRPAELFHEDELAARISLMPTLEVRTVLMDNAGRDDLPAGTPLSVLRADDVAPDTVSYLCGPPPMIRAAEEQLGALGLPAHDIRAEQFVPSEN from the coding sequence ATGACGATCGTGGAGGGCACGGAGATGACCGTGCCGCAGACAGCATCGCGTCACATCGCCCTGCGATTCACCGACGGGCAGGTGCGGGAATTCGACGCGGATCCTGGGGAGACTCTCCTCGCCGCGGCCAGACGGGCCGGCCACAGGCTGGTCAGCCAGTGCACCGTCGGCACCTGCGGCACCTGTGTCGGCACCCTGGTCGACGGCGCAGGCGAGATGCCGTCCGACCGGATCAGTACGCTGTCGGCGGACGAGCTGGCCGCCGGCCAACGCCTGCTGTGTCAGACCCGTGCCCTCTGCGATTCGTCGTTCGACCTGGACTATCCCGCCACTCTTCTGGAGGCGCATCCGCCGGTCGGCTTCCGGGCTCGGATCACCCGCCTGACCTGGGTCGCCGACACCGTCGTCGAGCTCGAACTGAAGGTGCCCAAGGCGATCAAGTTCGGCTTCACCGCCGGGCAGTACTGCCGTATCCAGGTGCCGGGCACCGATGAGTGGCGCAGCTACTCCATCGCCTCCGGGGAACATGAACGGTTCCGGCTCACCTTCCTGATCCGCATCCTGCCCTCGGGCGTGATGTCCGACTTCCTCCGGGACGCCGCGCGGACCGGGCAGTCCCTCGAGGTGGAGGGCCCGCTGGGCGGGTTCGTCCTGGAACCCGCTCCCCGGCCCACCGTTCTGATCGCCGGCGGCACCGGGCTGGCCCCGATGCTGTCGATGCTGGACCGGCTACGGACGGTCCAGCCGACCCCGCCGATCCTGCTCCTCTTCGGCTGCAACCGACCGGCCGAGCTGTTCCACGAGGACGAGCTGGCCGCCAGGATCAGCCTGATGCCGACGCTCGAGGTGCGTACGGTCCTGATGGACAACGCAGGCCGCGACGACCTGCCGGCCGGCACCCCGCTGTCGGTGCTGCGGGCCGACGACGTGGCGCCGGACACCGTCAGCTACCTGTGCGGTCCCCCGCCGATGATCCGGGCCGCCGAGGAACAGCTCGGCGCTCTCGGACTGCCCGCCCACGACATCCGGGCCGAGCAGTTCGTGCCGAGCGAGAACTGA
- a CDS encoding Rieske 2Fe-2S domain-containing protein — MALIESAIGNSGKVARQYAPYVQADWGFANHWYPACFSDEVAVNGVIGVTIGGHDIAVTRDEDGVVHAIADRCLHRGVKLSAKPMCFANKTVTCWYHGYTYNAENGNLDTIVGSPDDHLINTVGVRTYPSEELAGLIFVFVGDDDYGTPPPLDSDLPMKVTDKATPHFRDEKIVTRGIRRKLYGNWRLAAENGLDPGHLLVHWDNQIVVALDRAMPLGMKALKDDATEFVDIEGGPKGVMNRYDLPENYQPVFENPMVDIKARGTTMYEPFRVSCWLPGILMVENWPIPGITQYEFYVPIDDHHHMYFEVIADRASTPEEEKEFAFKYENFYKPLGLLNFNNNDIFAREATEEHYERFDGWNNEVLSNMDFSVVAWRKQAAKHGRGFFQSPFVDED, encoded by the coding sequence GTGGCTCTCATCGAATCTGCGATCGGCAACTCAGGGAAGGTCGCACGACAGTACGCCCCGTACGTCCAGGCCGACTGGGGCTTCGCGAACCACTGGTACCCGGCCTGCTTCAGCGACGAGGTCGCTGTCAACGGAGTCATCGGGGTCACCATCGGCGGTCACGACATCGCCGTCACCCGTGACGAGGACGGCGTCGTCCACGCAATCGCCGACCGGTGCCTGCACCGCGGCGTGAAGCTGTCCGCCAAGCCGATGTGCTTCGCGAACAAGACGGTCACCTGCTGGTACCACGGCTACACCTACAACGCCGAGAACGGCAACCTGGACACCATCGTCGGCTCCCCCGACGACCACCTGATCAACACCGTCGGCGTCCGTACGTATCCCTCCGAGGAACTCGCCGGCCTGATCTTCGTCTTCGTCGGCGACGACGACTACGGCACTCCGCCACCGCTCGACTCCGACCTGCCGATGAAGGTGACCGACAAGGCGACGCCGCACTTCCGCGACGAGAAGATCGTCACCCGCGGCATCCGCCGCAAGCTCTACGGTAACTGGCGGCTGGCCGCCGAGAACGGACTCGATCCGGGCCACCTGCTGGTCCACTGGGACAACCAGATCGTCGTGGCCCTCGACCGGGCGATGCCGCTGGGCATGAAGGCACTGAAGGACGACGCCACCGAGTTCGTCGACATCGAGGGCGGCCCCAAGGGCGTGATGAACCGCTACGACCTGCCCGAGAACTACCAGCCGGTCTTCGAGAACCCGATGGTCGACATCAAGGCACGTGGCACCACCATGTACGAGCCGTTCCGGGTCAGCTGCTGGCTGCCGGGCATCCTGATGGTCGAGAACTGGCCGATCCCGGGGATCACCCAGTACGAGTTCTACGTCCCGATCGACGATCACCACCACATGTACTTCGAGGTGATCGCCGACCGTGCCAGCACGCCGGAGGAGGAGAAGGAGTTCGCGTTCAAGTACGAGAACTTCTACAAGCCGCTGGGCCTGCTCAACTTCAACAACAACGACATCTTCGCCCGTGAGGCCACCGAGGAGCACTACGAGCGCTTCGACGGCTGGAACAACGAGGTCCTCTCCAACATGGACTTCTCGGTGGTGGCCTGGCGCAAGCAGGCGGCCAAGCACGGGCGTGGCTTCTTCCAGTCGCCCTTCGTCGACGAGGACTGA